The following are encoded in a window of Nakamurella sp. A5-74 genomic DNA:
- the pgsA gene encoding CDP-diacylglycerol--glycerol-3-phosphate 3-phosphatidyltransferase, which translates to MNLPNLLTVLRLILVPVFLLALFNLGGHDATWRWIAFVVFAVAAITDRYDGRIARSRGQVTDFGKIADPIADKALTGSALVGLSMLGELPWWVTVLILVREIGITLLRLVVIRYGVIAASPGGKAKTLVQVLAIGLAVMPLPSSFDWLMVGTMGLAVLLTVVTGIDYLIRAARLVAGGRSGTGKGR; encoded by the coding sequence ATGAACCTGCCCAACCTGCTGACGGTGCTGCGCCTCATCCTGGTGCCGGTCTTCCTGCTCGCCCTGTTCAACCTGGGTGGCCACGACGCGACCTGGCGGTGGATCGCGTTCGTCGTCTTCGCGGTCGCCGCGATCACCGACCGGTACGACGGGCGGATCGCCCGCAGCCGCGGTCAGGTGACCGACTTCGGCAAGATCGCCGACCCGATCGCCGACAAGGCGCTCACCGGATCGGCACTGGTCGGACTGTCGATGCTGGGGGAGCTGCCCTGGTGGGTCACCGTGCTCATCCTGGTCCGTGAGATCGGTATCACCCTGTTGCGGCTGGTCGTCATCCGATACGGCGTGATCGCCGCCAGCCCCGGCGGGAAGGCCAAGACGCTGGTCCAGGTACTCGCCATCGGGCTCGCTGTGATGCCGCTGCCGTCCTCGTTCGACTGGCTGATGGTGGGCACCATGGGACTGGCTGTGCTGTTGACCGTCGTGACCGGGATCGACTACCTGATCAGGGCTGCCCGGTTGGTCGCCGGCGGGCGTTCCGGGACCGGGAAGGGACGCTGA
- the rimO gene encoding 30S ribosomal protein S12 methylthiotransferase RimO — MPSSPTVSLISLGCARNDVDSSEIAGRLAAGGYRLLEDAATDEPAEKADIVVVNTCAFVASAKKDSIDTILAAADTGSKVVAVGCLAERYGAELAAELPEADAVLGFDSYPELASLLGDVLDGHKPASHTPVDRRTLLPITPVARQAAAASISVPGHAAPSGTAAGPVLTRRLLHSGPVAPLKIASGCDRRCTFCAIPSFRGSFVSRSHDEIVAEAGWLAGQGVGELVLVSENSTSYGKDLPGDRLLENLLVELAAVPGVRRVRASYLQPAETKPSLLQTIARTAGVADYFDMSFQHASEPVLRRMRRFGSVASFLALVDSMRALAPEAGIRSNVIVGFPGETNDDLEALRAFLVGARMDAVGVFGYSDEDGTAALELDGKIDEDEIAARVESITSLAEAIAAQRAEDRVGTEIVVLVDDPEGGVDDYGTDSVVGRAEHQGPEVDGSTTIVGADGIALGELVRCRVVDSWGIDLVAEPLEVLPGGSTGR; from the coding sequence GTGCCGAGCTCACCCACCGTTTCGTTGATCAGCCTCGGGTGCGCGCGCAATGACGTCGACTCCTCCGAGATCGCCGGCCGGCTCGCCGCCGGTGGCTATCGACTGCTCGAGGATGCCGCCACGGACGAACCGGCCGAGAAGGCCGACATCGTCGTCGTCAACACCTGCGCCTTCGTCGCCAGCGCGAAGAAGGATTCGATCGACACCATCCTGGCCGCTGCCGACACCGGTTCCAAGGTGGTGGCCGTCGGGTGTCTGGCCGAGCGGTACGGCGCCGAACTGGCGGCCGAGCTCCCCGAGGCCGACGCGGTCCTGGGTTTCGACTCCTATCCCGAGCTGGCCTCGCTGTTGGGCGACGTCCTCGACGGCCACAAGCCTGCCTCGCACACACCGGTGGATCGGCGGACGCTGCTGCCGATCACTCCGGTCGCGCGTCAAGCGGCTGCCGCGAGCATCTCGGTGCCCGGCCATGCCGCTCCGAGCGGCACCGCTGCCGGTCCGGTGCTCACCCGGCGGTTGCTGCATTCCGGTCCGGTCGCGCCGCTCAAGATCGCCTCCGGCTGCGACCGCCGCTGCACGTTCTGCGCGATCCCCAGCTTCCGCGGGTCGTTCGTCTCCCGCAGCCACGACGAGATCGTCGCCGAGGCCGGCTGGCTGGCCGGCCAGGGCGTCGGCGAGCTGGTGCTGGTCAGTGAGAACTCCACGTCGTACGGCAAGGATCTGCCCGGGGACCGACTGCTGGAGAACCTGCTCGTCGAGCTCGCCGCCGTGCCGGGCGTGCGCAGGGTGCGGGCCAGTTACCTGCAGCCGGCTGAGACCAAACCCTCACTCCTGCAGACGATCGCACGCACCGCCGGGGTAGCCGACTACTTCGACATGTCGTTCCAGCATGCTTCCGAGCCGGTCCTGCGTCGGATGCGCAGGTTCGGCTCCGTCGCCTCGTTCCTGGCCCTGGTCGACTCCATGCGTGCGCTGGCACCGGAAGCCGGCATCCGCTCCAACGTGATCGTCGGCTTCCCGGGCGAGACCAACGACGACCTGGAGGCCCTGCGGGCATTCCTGGTGGGCGCGCGGATGGATGCCGTCGGCGTGTTCGGCTACTCCGACGAGGACGGCACCGCCGCTCTGGAGCTCGACGGCAAGATCGACGAGGACGAGATCGCGGCCAGGGTCGAGTCGATCACCTCGTTGGCGGAGGCGATTGCCGCCCAGCGGGCCGAGGACCGCGTCGGCACGGAGATCGTCGTGCTGGTGGACGACCCCGAGGGGGGCGTCGACGACTACGGAACCGACAGTGTGGTGGGACGAGCGGAACACCAGGGGCCCGAGGTCGACGGCAGCACCACGATCGTCGGCGCCGATGGCATCGCGCTCGGTGAGCTGGTGCGCTGTCGGGTGGTCGACTCATGGGGGATCGATCTGGTGGCCGAGCCGCTGGAAGTGCTCCCCGGCGGATCCACCGGACGGTGA
- a CDS encoding amino-acid N-acetyltransferase, whose product MSTLPDSVPEVVVRRARVTDAPRIKALIDIYAPEILLEKTLVNIYEGLTEFWVAETEGLVVGCGAVHVLWADLAELRTLATDPAYRGRGIGGTLSRGLAEEAARLGVTRLFVLTFEVTFFSALGFRTIGELDLGAEAMAELRSSYDRGVAEFLELPYVKPNTLGNTRMLKVL is encoded by the coding sequence ATGAGCACGTTGCCGGATTCGGTCCCCGAGGTGGTCGTGCGCCGCGCACGGGTCACCGACGCCCCGCGCATCAAGGCGCTGATCGACATCTACGCACCGGAGATCCTGCTGGAGAAGACCCTGGTCAACATCTACGAGGGGTTGACCGAGTTCTGGGTCGCCGAGACCGAGGGTCTCGTCGTGGGATGCGGGGCCGTACACGTGCTGTGGGCGGATCTGGCGGAGCTGCGCACGCTGGCCACCGACCCGGCCTACCGCGGGCGGGGCATCGGCGGGACGCTGTCCCGCGGTCTCGCCGAGGAGGCCGCCCGGCTGGGGGTGACCCGGTTGTTCGTGCTGACCTTCGAGGTCACGTTCTTCTCTGCACTCGGTTTCCGCACGATCGGAGAGCTCGACCTCGGTGCCGAAGCGATGGCCGAGCTGCGCTCCAGCTACGACCGCGGCGTCGCCGAGTTCCTGGAACTGCCCTACGTGAAGCCCAACACACTCGGCAACACCAGGATGCTCAAGGTCCTCTGA
- the secG gene encoding preprotein translocase subunit SecG, giving the protein MILTLQILLVLTSLALMALILLHRGKGGGLSTMFGGSMQSSLSGSSVVEKNLDRLTLFVAAIWVISIIGVGLLLKVGA; this is encoded by the coding sequence ATGATCCTCACGCTCCAGATCCTGTTGGTGCTCACCAGCCTCGCGCTGATGGCGCTGATCCTGCTGCACCGCGGCAAGGGCGGCGGTCTGTCGACGATGTTCGGCGGCAGCATGCAGTCCTCGCTCTCCGGCTCGTCCGTGGTGGAGAAGAACCTGGATCGCCTGACGTTGTTCGTCGCCGCGATCTGGGTGATCTCGATCATCGGCGTCGGCCTGCTGCTGAAGGTCGGCGCCTGA
- the tpiA gene encoding triose-phosphate isomerase, producing MSTAQSQFPGNRSLLIAGNWKMNLNHLEAISVVQKLAFTLPEKYLDRVEVVVLPPFTDIRSVQTLIDGDKLKLKHGAQDLSPQDSGAYTGDISGVMLAKLGCSYVTVGHSERREIHSESDAVIGTKVVAALRNGLVPILCVGEGLQVREAGNQVQHSVAQLLTALENVTLENTEQAQNLVLAYEPVWAIGTGRVATPADAQEVCGALRAALATQYSPAVAGAVRVLYGGSVKSGNVAEIVAQPDIDGALVGGASLDPTEFATLAANSVGVLA from the coding sequence ATGAGCACCGCACAGTCCCAGTTCCCCGGCAACCGCTCGCTGCTGATCGCCGGCAACTGGAAGATGAACCTCAACCACCTCGAGGCGATCTCCGTCGTCCAGAAGCTGGCGTTCACCCTGCCGGAGAAGTACCTGGACCGGGTCGAGGTCGTCGTCCTGCCGCCGTTCACCGACATCCGCAGCGTGCAGACGCTGATCGACGGCGACAAGCTCAAGCTCAAGCACGGCGCCCAGGACCTCTCGCCGCAGGACTCCGGTGCGTACACCGGCGACATCTCAGGCGTGATGCTCGCCAAGCTCGGCTGCTCCTACGTGACCGTCGGTCACTCCGAGCGGCGCGAGATCCACTCCGAGAGCGATGCGGTGATCGGCACCAAGGTGGTCGCCGCGCTGCGCAACGGCCTGGTGCCGATCCTCTGCGTCGGCGAGGGTCTCCAGGTCCGCGAGGCGGGCAACCAGGTACAGCATTCGGTGGCCCAACTGCTCACCGCGCTGGAGAACGTCACCCTGGAGAACACCGAGCAGGCGCAGAACCTGGTGCTGGCCTACGAGCCGGTCTGGGCCATCGGCACCGGACGGGTCGCGACCCCGGCCGATGCACAGGAGGTCTGCGGTGCGCTGCGCGCCGCGCTGGCGACCCAGTACTCCCCGGCCGTCGCCGGCGCTGTGCGGGTGCTCTACGGCGGGTCGGTCAAGTCCGGCAACGTGGCGGAGATCGTGGCCCAGCCGGACATCGACGGTGCCCTGGTCGGCGGCGCGAGCCTGGATCCGACCGAGTTCGCCACCCTGGCAGCCAACTCGGTCGGCGTGCTCGCCTGA
- a CDS encoding phosphoglycerate kinase produces the protein MKTLDDLLTEDLAGRTVLVRADLNVPLDSSTITDDGRIRASVPTLRALTGAGAKVVVTAHLGRPKGAPEAKYSLAPVAVRLGELLGADVALADDLVGESAHATVTALQPGRVAMLENVRFDARETSKEQSERSELAAALVELVGSDAAFVSDGFGVVHRKQTSVYDVAQLLPHYAGYLVSEETAVLKKLTTDPARPYLVILGGAKVSDKLGVITALLQSVDRVLIGGGMAYTFLASQGHGVGGSLLQQDMVDTCGALLREHGDKIVLPTDIVIADAFAEDANTRVVAIDAIPDDWQGLDIGPATREAFAALVAEAGTVFWNGPMGVFEMAAFAEGTKAVATAIADSSAFSVVGGGDSAAAVRQLGIDEAGFTHISTGGGASLEYLEGKELPGLTVLESS, from the coding sequence GTGAAGACCCTCGACGATCTGCTCACGGAAGACCTCGCAGGTCGCACCGTGCTGGTCCGTGCCGACCTCAACGTCCCTCTCGACTCCTCGACCATCACCGACGACGGTCGCATCCGCGCCAGCGTCCCGACGCTGCGGGCGCTCACCGGCGCCGGCGCGAAGGTCGTCGTCACCGCGCACCTCGGGCGGCCGAAGGGTGCGCCGGAGGCGAAGTACTCGTTGGCACCGGTAGCCGTCCGGCTCGGTGAGCTGCTCGGCGCCGACGTCGCGCTGGCCGACGATCTGGTGGGGGAGAGCGCACACGCGACCGTCACGGCGCTGCAGCCCGGTCGGGTGGCGATGCTGGAGAACGTCCGCTTCGACGCCCGCGAGACCTCCAAGGAGCAGAGCGAGCGGTCCGAGCTGGCCGCAGCGCTCGTCGAACTGGTCGGCAGCGATGCCGCGTTCGTGTCCGACGGGTTCGGAGTCGTGCACCGCAAGCAGACGTCGGTCTACGACGTCGCGCAGCTGTTGCCGCACTACGCGGGCTACCTGGTCTCCGAGGAGACCGCGGTGCTGAAGAAGCTGACCACCGATCCGGCCAGGCCGTACCTGGTGATCCTCGGTGGCGCCAAGGTCTCCGACAAGCTCGGCGTGATCACCGCGCTGCTGCAGAGCGTCGACCGGGTGCTGATCGGTGGCGGCATGGCCTACACGTTCCTGGCGTCCCAGGGTCACGGCGTCGGCGGTTCGCTGTTGCAGCAGGACATGGTCGACACCTGTGGCGCTCTGCTGCGTGAGCACGGCGACAAGATCGTGCTGCCGACCGACATCGTCATCGCCGATGCGTTCGCCGAGGACGCGAACACCCGGGTGGTCGCGATCGACGCGATCCCGGACGACTGGCAGGGGCTCGACATCGGCCCGGCGACCAGAGAGGCGTTCGCCGCCCTCGTCGCCGAGGCCGGCACGGTGTTCTGGAACGGCCCGATGGGCGTGTTCGAGATGGCGGCCTTCGCCGAGGGCACGAAGGCCGTCGCAACCGCCATCGCCGACTCGTCCGCGTTCTCCGTGGTCGGCGGCGGCGACTCCGCAGCGGCTGTCCGGCAGCTCGGGATCGACGAAGCCGGTTTCACCCACATCTCCACCGGTGGCGGCGCGTCACTGGAATACCTCGAGGGCAAGGAACTGCCCGGCCTGACCGTCCTGGAGTCCTCATGA
- the gap gene encoding type I glyceraldehyde-3-phosphate dehydrogenase has translation MTVRVGINGFGRIGRNFWRAVDSLDHDIEIVAVNDLTDIKTLAHLLKYDSILGTLKHEVTATDSEIVVDGKGFKVLSERNPAALPWGDLGVDIVVESTGIFTSAEKAGQHLTAGAKKVVISAPATDEDLTVVMGVNEDTYDGSQNILSNASCTTNCVAPMAKVLHENFGIVKGLMTTIHAYTNDQVILDFPHKDLRRARAAALNIIPTSTGAAKATALVLPELKGKLHGYALRVPVPDGSVTDLTVELSRTVTVDEVNAAFKAASEEGPLKGLLVYSTDPIVSSDIVGSPASCTFDSPLTLVLDGNMVKVVGWYDNEWGYSNRLVDFTALVGSKI, from the coding sequence GTGACTGTGCGTGTCGGCATTAATGGATTCGGCCGGATCGGCCGCAACTTCTGGCGAGCGGTGGATTCCCTCGACCACGACATCGAGATCGTTGCGGTCAATGACCTCACCGACATCAAGACCCTGGCCCATCTGCTGAAGTACGACAGCATCCTGGGCACGCTCAAGCACGAAGTCACCGCGACCGATTCCGAGATCGTCGTCGACGGCAAGGGCTTCAAGGTTCTCTCCGAGCGCAACCCGGCCGCTCTGCCGTGGGGCGATCTGGGCGTGGACATCGTGGTGGAGTCCACCGGCATCTTCACCTCCGCCGAGAAGGCCGGTCAGCACCTGACCGCCGGCGCCAAGAAGGTCGTCATCTCCGCTCCCGCGACCGACGAGGACCTCACCGTCGTCATGGGCGTGAACGAGGACACCTACGACGGGTCGCAGAACATCCTGTCGAACGCGTCCTGCACCACCAACTGCGTCGCTCCGATGGCCAAGGTGCTGCACGAGAACTTCGGCATCGTCAAGGGTCTGATGACGACGATCCACGCGTACACCAACGACCAGGTCATCCTGGACTTCCCGCACAAGGATCTGCGCCGCGCGCGGGCCGCTGCCCTGAACATCATCCCGACCTCGACCGGCGCCGCCAAGGCCACCGCCCTGGTGCTGCCGGAGCTCAAGGGCAAGCTGCACGGCTACGCGCTGCGCGTGCCGGTGCCGGACGGCTCCGTCACCGACCTCACCGTCGAGCTCAGCAGAACCGTCACGGTCGACGAGGTCAACGCCGCCTTCAAGGCCGCCAGCGAGGAAGGCCCGCTCAAGGGTCTGCTCGTCTACTCGACGGATCCGATCGTGTCCTCGGACATCGTCGGTTCTCCGGCGTCCTGCACCTTCGACTCGCCGCTGACGCTCGTCCTCGACGGCAACATGGTCAAGGTCGTCGGCTGGTACGACAACGAGTGGGGCTACTCCAACCGCCTGGTGGACTTCACCGCGCTGGTCGGCTCCAAGATCTGA
- the whiA gene encoding DNA-binding protein WhiA: protein MAMTSSVKDELCRLTTQLDPTAPDPDKPRPLKVSERKAEVASLLRFAGGLHIVGGRAIVEADLDTGAVARRLRAEIADLYNQNADVQVLAPTGSRKSTRFVVRVIHGGDTLARQTGLIDQRGRPVRGLPPQVVAGSVTDAIGAWRGAFLAQGSLTDPGRSASLEVICPGPEAALALVGAARRMGVAAKAREVRGADRVVVRDGDAIALMLRLLGAARTLAGWEERRQRRESVQTSTNRLANFDDANLRRSARAAVAASARVSRALEILGPTAPGHLIQAGDLRIAHGHASLEELGQLADPPMTKDAIAGRIRRLLTMADKRAQELDIPDTESVVTPEMLEG from the coding sequence ATGGCGATGACATCGTCGGTCAAGGACGAGTTGTGTCGTCTGACGACACAACTGGATCCGACCGCGCCGGACCCGGACAAGCCGAGGCCCCTGAAGGTCTCCGAACGCAAGGCCGAGGTGGCCTCGCTGCTCCGGTTCGCCGGCGGACTGCACATCGTCGGCGGACGGGCCATCGTCGAGGCCGATCTCGACACCGGCGCGGTGGCGCGCCGGTTGCGGGCCGAGATCGCCGACCTCTACAACCAGAACGCCGACGTGCAGGTGTTGGCTCCCACCGGATCTCGCAAGAGCACCCGGTTCGTGGTGCGGGTGATCCACGGCGGCGACACCCTGGCCCGGCAGACCGGTCTGATCGACCAGCGCGGGAGACCCGTCCGCGGGCTTCCCCCGCAGGTGGTCGCCGGCAGCGTCACCGACGCGATCGGTGCCTGGCGGGGAGCATTCCTGGCACAGGGCTCGTTGACCGACCCCGGCCGTTCGGCGTCGCTGGAGGTCATCTGTCCCGGCCCCGAGGCAGCGTTGGCCCTGGTCGGCGCGGCCCGTCGGATGGGCGTCGCGGCGAAGGCTCGCGAGGTGCGCGGCGCCGACCGGGTGGTGGTCAGGGACGGCGACGCGATCGCGCTGATGCTCCGGCTGCTGGGTGCTGCCCGCACCCTCGCCGGCTGGGAGGAGCGGCGGCAGCGGCGCGAGAGCGTGCAGACCTCCACGAACCGGCTGGCCAACTTCGATGACGCGAACCTCCGGCGCTCGGCTCGGGCTGCGGTCGCCGCGTCCGCCCGGGTCTCCCGGGCGCTCGAGATCCTCGGGCCGACGGCGCCGGGGCATCTCATCCAGGCGGGTGACCTGCGGATCGCGCACGGTCACGCATCGCTGGAGGAGCTCGGACAGCTGGCCGATCCACCGATGACGAAGGACGCGATCGCCGGCCGGATCAGGCGTCTGCTGACGATGGCCGACAAGCGGGCGCAGGAGCTCGACATCCCGGACACCGAGTCCGTCGTGACCCCGGAGATGCTCGAGGGCTGA
- the yvcK gene encoding uridine diphosphate-N-acetylglucosamine-binding protein YvcK: protein MTSDHSRFRVVALGGGHGLYAMLTALVELDVDITAVVTVADDGGSSGRLRREIDGSLPPGDLRMALAALADPGPDGALWQRAFQHRFSGDGALAGHPVGNLVLTGLAELLDDPVAALDAAGRLLGARGRVLPMSGRPLEIVGRVAGLEDDVHTVRRIRGQVAVASTPGQVLGVSVEPADAIGCPEAIAAVRDADLVILGPGSWFTSVLPHLLLPDLGEAVITTPAHRLVVLNLAPQPGETEGFSPGRHLDVLREHVPALTVDTVLVDVEPADSPDAPPSGSLTAAAERLGGRVLEAAISEGPGIPRHDPHRLAAALRTVIAGCVCARATPGTATAPDGRRTPAPRPTSDERENENAWR, encoded by the coding sequence ATGACGAGCGACCACAGCAGGTTCCGGGTGGTGGCACTCGGCGGCGGGCACGGGCTGTACGCGATGCTCACGGCACTGGTGGAACTTGACGTCGACATCACCGCGGTGGTGACGGTGGCCGATGACGGCGGGTCGTCCGGCCGATTGCGCCGTGAGATCGACGGGAGCCTGCCGCCCGGCGACCTGCGGATGGCACTTGCCGCATTGGCCGACCCCGGCCCGGACGGTGCTCTGTGGCAGCGCGCGTTCCAGCACCGGTTCTCCGGCGACGGGGCGCTGGCCGGGCATCCGGTCGGCAACCTGGTGCTCACCGGGCTGGCCGAACTGCTCGACGACCCGGTGGCCGCACTGGATGCCGCGGGTCGCCTGTTGGGTGCCAGGGGCAGGGTGCTGCCGATGTCGGGCCGCCCGCTGGAGATCGTCGGCCGGGTCGCCGGCCTGGAGGACGACGTGCACACCGTGCGCCGGATTCGCGGACAGGTCGCGGTCGCCTCGACTCCCGGCCAAGTGCTCGGCGTGAGCGTCGAGCCGGCCGATGCGATCGGCTGCCCCGAGGCCATCGCTGCCGTGCGCGACGCCGATCTGGTGATCCTCGGTCCGGGATCGTGGTTCACCAGCGTGCTGCCGCACCTGCTGCTCCCGGATCTCGGCGAGGCCGTGATCACCACGCCGGCGCATCGCCTGGTGGTGTTGAACCTGGCACCGCAACCGGGGGAGACGGAAGGCTTCTCCCCTGGTCGGCACCTCGACGTCCTGCGGGAACACGTCCCGGCTCTGACGGTCGACACCGTGCTGGTCGACGTGGAACCTGCCGACAGCCCTGATGCCCCGCCGTCCGGCTCGCTGACGGCGGCCGCGGAGCGGCTCGGTGGCCGGGTGCTCGAGGCGGCGATCTCCGAAGGACCCGGGATCCCGCGGCACGATCCACACCGGCTGGCTGCGGCTCTGCGCACGGTGATCGCCGGCTGCGTCTGCGCGCGCGCGACGCCCGGCACGGCGACCGCCCCCGATGGACGCAGGACCCCCGCACCGAGACCGACCAGCGACGAACGGGAGAACGAGAACGCATGGCGATGA
- the rapZ gene encoding RNase adapter RapZ: MEVAIVSGLSGAGRSTAAKCLEDLGWFVVDNLPAELIQTMVDLGARSRGAVTRIAVVVDVRSRAFTEDLAMVIRDLDSAGYRPRVLFLEADDASLIRRYEANRRQHPLQGAGRISDGLAAERALLGPLRDEADVVIDTTSTSVHDLRRRIETDFTAAPRSSTLTVVSFGFKYGLPLDADLVIDMRFLPNPFWIPELRELTGLDPAVSDYVLTQEGATEFLDRWLELFQLTGGGYQREGKRYLTVAVGCTGGKHRSVATAEEIGRRLRAGQQSAAVGEASDIRVSHRDLGRE, encoded by the coding sequence ATCGAGGTGGCGATCGTCTCGGGTCTGTCCGGCGCCGGCCGGTCCACAGCGGCGAAGTGCCTGGAGGATCTGGGCTGGTTCGTCGTCGACAACCTGCCGGCCGAGTTGATCCAGACGATGGTCGACCTGGGAGCGCGCTCCCGGGGCGCCGTGACACGGATCGCGGTCGTCGTCGACGTCAGATCGAGGGCGTTCACCGAGGACCTGGCGATGGTGATCCGCGATCTCGATTCGGCCGGATATCGGCCAAGGGTGCTGTTCCTGGAGGCCGACGACGCCTCGCTCATCCGCCGGTACGAGGCGAACCGCAGGCAGCATCCGCTGCAGGGCGCCGGCCGCATCTCCGACGGACTCGCCGCCGAACGCGCGCTGCTGGGTCCGCTCCGGGACGAGGCGGACGTCGTCATCGACACCACCTCCACCTCGGTCCACGACCTGCGCCGCCGGATCGAGACCGACTTCACCGCAGCCCCGCGCAGCTCGACGCTGACCGTGGTGTCCTTCGGCTTCAAGTACGGGCTGCCGCTGGACGCCGACCTGGTGATCGACATGAGGTTCCTGCCGAACCCGTTCTGGATCCCGGAACTGCGTGAGCTCACCGGCCTCGATCCCGCGGTGTCCGACTACGTACTGACCCAGGAAGGAGCGACCGAGTTCCTCGATCGTTGGCTCGAGTTGTTCCAGCTCACCGGCGGCGGGTACCAGCGCGAGGGAAAGCGGTATCTGACGGTCGCCGTCGGCTGCACCGGTGGGAAACATCGGAGCGTCGCCACCGCCGAGGAGATCGGACGTCGACTCCGGGCCGGGCAGCAGTCCGCCGCTGTCGGCGAGGCGAGCGACATCAGGGTCAGCCACCGAGATCTGGGCCGCGAATGA